The following coding sequences lie in one Bacteroides helcogenes P 36-108 genomic window:
- a CDS encoding DUF2795 domain-containing protein — protein sequence MYWTLELASKLEDAPWPATKDELIDYAMRSGAPLEVIENLQEMEDEGEIYESIEDIWPDYPSKEDFFFNEEEY from the coding sequence ATGTATTGGACATTGGAATTAGCATCAAAACTCGAAGATGCCCCTTGGCCGGCAACCAAGGATGAATTGATTGATTATGCCATGCGTTCGGGTGCTCCGCTTGAAGTGATTGAAAATTTGCAAGAGATGGAAGATGAGGGCGAGATTTATGAAAGTATTGAAGATATTTGGCCTGATTATCCCAGTAAAGAGGATTTCTTCTTTAACGAGGAGGAGTATTAG
- a CDS encoding RpiB/LacA/LacB family sugar-phosphate isomerase — protein sequence MKTTVKSIVMAMFITFIAMGVQAQTANSAETKVKRTAILGADPLGIALKDAVKEALVEEGFEVTDITGSEQQDYFDVGYNVGRAVSEKEYDFGFVFCGTGMGVNLVANKFNGVHCALCESIETARLSRVINNANVLSMGGIVVTPYLGKQMARAFVRAQFSKDFTEANPDFLRSAFKRVSEMGSEITRYNYDNLQK from the coding sequence ATGAAAACAACAGTGAAATCAATTGTAATGGCTATGTTTATAACATTCATAGCTATGGGAGTGCAGGCACAAACTGCTAATTCTGCTGAAACGAAAGTGAAGAGAACCGCTATCTTGGGAGCTGACCCATTGGGAATAGCCCTGAAAGATGCCGTAAAGGAAGCTTTGGTGGAAGAAGGCTTTGAAGTAACGGACATTACCGGGAGTGAGCAGCAAGACTATTTTGATGTGGGTTACAATGTAGGTCGGGCTGTTTCCGAAAAGGAATACGACTTCGGCTTTGTATTCTGTGGTACGGGCATGGGTGTGAATTTAGTGGCAAACAAGTTCAACGGAGTGCATTGTGCCTTGTGCGAGAGCATCGAGACTGCCCGACTCTCCAGAGTCATCAACAATGCCAATGTTCTGTCAATGGGGGGGATCGTAGTCACTCCTTATCTGGGTAAACAAATGGCACGCGCCTTTGTCCGTGCGCAATTCTCCAAAGACTTCACCGAAGCCAATCCTGATTTTTTGCGTTCTGCGTTTAAACGGGTTTCTGAAATGGGTTCTGAAATCACCCGGTACAACTATGATAATTTGCAGAAATAG
- a CDS encoding DEAD/DEAH box helicase, whose protein sequence is MTEMQEEGTLRLPELKERRLPETCREAVSVLLKEVYGYDRFRDFEIYDDLFKGKEKLCISQGQLIEHVILEAEKARKSEAQVDNILLTAPTGSGKSLLFQLPAIYLGKEYGLLTIVVSPLKALIVDQVESLLDLGYTRVAYASSDLSPEQKSDVYRRVREGEIDLFYLSPELLLSYDIRHFVGERRIGMVVIDEAHTVTTWGKEFRVDYWFLGRYLSELKQNLGYAFPLFALTATAVWNPKGGNDMIFETIRSLQMEPCVLYVGTVKRRNIGFDIRQMQIEAGETYDRAKQRVVLARTEDFLDGHKTLLYYPFAGGIEMRLKTWVKSTDWHYVATYYGKKDKVQKAAIVQEFKEGEKKLIIATKAFGMGVDISDIDRVYHAAPSSTFVDYIQEIGRAARDGSIQGVASTDFNERDFYYMKRLHQTGNIAQEQLVLILRKLADVYRMKGGRQEMLVSLSDFEFVVKLPRTKNKLEYEAELGQLIKTALLWLEDDLAKRFGKHLIEVSPKNLLTEGYIQDKTGDAFAREFADYLTPIAGEEGLYKAHLEDIWEKRFSELGYKEFKQKLNNGTLMEGARAVSVGKHEVLLKEDASVIRQRMDALFKDLGIMLKTALIKSKGKFDEDGLRLLFADHNMDVRSAKRFIGSLLESRTEEGRSVSYISSAKKKDSNELSFTVTRGFDLLLSRYQKLFAQRIVGNAGDRLTYFCTPFSDLNMLLNLLSMLGGLSFSVEGGGTPCVLVCFNEPDLLLQLASSGDYRNQILDDNERIFEEQIELFTSFFGNDSLTDGQRWDFVEDYFTGMGVEELKKKYEG, encoded by the coding sequence ATGACAGAAATGCAGGAAGAAGGTACATTGCGGTTACCGGAGTTGAAAGAACGGCGCTTGCCGGAGACTTGTCGTGAGGCTGTAAGCGTACTCTTAAAAGAGGTTTACGGTTATGACCGGTTCCGTGACTTTGAGATTTATGATGATTTGTTTAAGGGGAAAGAGAAGCTTTGTATTTCTCAGGGGCAACTGATAGAGCATGTTATCCTTGAGGCGGAGAAGGCACGGAAAAGTGAGGCACAGGTGGACAATATCCTCTTGACAGCGCCTACCGGTTCGGGAAAATCTCTGCTGTTCCAGCTTCCTGCCATTTATCTGGGAAAAGAGTACGGGCTTCTCACTATCGTGGTTTCTCCTTTGAAAGCACTGATAGTAGATCAGGTGGAGAGCCTGCTGGATTTGGGCTATACGCGCGTGGCATATGCATCCTCCGACCTCTCGCCTGAACAAAAGTCGGACGTTTACCGCCGCGTGCGTGAAGGGGAAATCGACTTGTTCTACCTTTCACCGGAGTTGCTTCTCTCCTATGACATCAGGCACTTTGTGGGTGAACGCCGCATCGGGATGGTGGTTATCGACGAAGCACATACGGTCACTACGTGGGGCAAGGAATTCCGTGTGGACTATTGGTTCTTGGGAAGATATCTCAGCGAGTTGAAGCAGAACCTTGGTTATGCCTTCCCCTTGTTTGCGCTGACAGCTACGGCTGTGTGGAATCCTAAGGGGGGCAACGACATGATATTCGAGACAATACGTTCTTTGCAGATGGAGCCTTGTGTGCTCTATGTGGGTACGGTGAAGCGCCGGAACATCGGCTTTGACATCCGGCAGATGCAGATAGAGGCGGGAGAAACTTACGACAGAGCCAAGCAGCGCGTGGTGCTGGCCCGTACGGAAGACTTTCTGGACGGACACAAGACATTGCTCTACTATCCTTTTGCCGGAGGCATCGAGATGCGTCTCAAAACTTGGGTAAAGTCCACTGACTGGCACTATGTGGCCACTTATTACGGCAAAAAGGACAAGGTGCAGAAAGCAGCCATTGTGCAGGAGTTCAAGGAGGGAGAGAAGAAGCTGATCATCGCTACCAAGGCTTTCGGCATGGGTGTGGACATCAGTGATATAGACCGTGTGTATCATGCGGCCCCCTCAAGCACATTTGTCGATTATATTCAGGAAATAGGGCGTGCGGCACGCGATGGCAGCATTCAAGGAGTGGCATCTACCGACTTCAACGAACGCGATTTCTACTACATGAAGCGTCTGCACCAGACTGGGAACATCGCCCAGGAACAACTGGTACTCATTCTTAGAAAACTGGCCGATGTATATCGGATGAAGGGCGGCAGGCAGGAGATGCTGGTATCACTCTCCGACTTTGAATTTGTGGTGAAGCTGCCCCGTACCAAGAATAAGCTTGAATATGAGGCAGAGTTGGGACAGCTCATCAAGACGGCTCTCTTGTGGCTCGAAGACGATTTGGCAAAACGCTTTGGCAAGCACTTGATAGAAGTCAGCCCCAAGAATCTGTTGACCGAAGGGTACATTCAGGACAAGACGGGCGATGCCTTTGCCCGCGAGTTTGCCGATTACCTGACGCCGATAGCAGGAGAGGAAGGACTTTATAAAGCGCATCTGGAAGACATCTGGGAGAAGCGTTTCTCCGAACTGGGCTATAAGGAGTTCAAGCAGAAATTGAACAACGGGACTTTGATGGAAGGGGCCCGTGCAGTGTCGGTGGGAAAGCATGAAGTGCTGCTGAAAGAAGACGCTTCTGTGATCCGTCAGCGCATGGATGCTTTGTTCAAGGACTTGGGCATAATGCTGAAGACGGCCCTGATAAAGTCGAAAGGAAAATTTGATGAAGACGGATTGCGCCTCCTCTTTGCCGATCACAACATGGATGTACGTTCTGCCAAGCGCTTTATCGGATCTCTGCTCGAAAGCCGTACGGAGGAAGGCCGCAGCGTGAGCTACATCAGCAGCGCAAAGAAGAAAGACTCGAACGAGCTTTCTTTCACGGTGACCAGAGGATTCGACCTGCTCTTGTCCCGTTATCAGAAGCTGTTCGCACAGCGCATAGTAGGCAATGCCGGTGACCGCCTCACCTACTTCTGCACTCCTTTTTCCGACCTGAACATGCTGCTCAACCTGCTTTCCATGCTCGGAGGATTGTCGTTCAGCGTAGAAGGGGGAGGCACGCCCTGCGTCCTTGTTTGCTTCAACGAACCTGACCTTTTGCTGCAACTGGCTTCTTCGGGCGATTACCGCAATCAGATTCTCGATGACAACGAGCGTATTTTTGAGGAGCAGATAGAACTCTTCACTTCCTTCTTCGGCAACGACAGCCTGACCGACGGGCAACGTTGGGACTTTGTGGAAGATTATTTCACGGGTATGGGTGTGGAAGAACTGAAGAAGAAGTACGAGGGGTGA